The genomic segment CTTTGTACCTGGGGCCATTCTCTGACTGCTTGTGTATGCAGCTGCACAATTGGGCGTCTTCTCCACAAGGCATTTGTATGTGTTCTGTTTAAACTGGGATTTCTAAGGAGATCCCCATCAACAGAGTAAACCTAGTGATTTTCTGTGACTCACTGGCAGCACTGagatactttatttttattaggatgatcagcaaatctcTCAGCTAGGGATGCATGAGATAATTTTAGTTAAAGACATTCTAGTGCCTCACTTGACATTAGGTTTTTTCTGCAGCACCAAAAATCAAATCACGCTCAGCCCTGAAGCAACATAATCTCATCTGACACAATAGCTACTAAAAATCTGGTCATTTCTGTATTACACTGAGATCAAAACTGCACAGCGGGGCTTGAAACAAGGTTAAAATGTGCTGAGAATACCCTAGTCTGCTGTCCATAAATGGAGCAAATCTCTTCTACAACATTGTTTTCAATTTCCTTAATTCAAAAGTAGCCTCCTGTGTGTTCCAGAGATTACCAAAAGGCCTCGGTGAGCGAAGACCCTGGATCATGTTGGCTTTCAATGGGATTCAATACCTAAAAGGCCTTTGAGTGGCTACACTTGCTTTCAGAGTTGAGCCCTGATGTCACTGCTGCCCTTAGTGCACACATGGGTGCAAGGTGCTCTGCACTTCCAGGGTCTTCATTGCACTGAACACAGAAACGTTTGAGTAATGCAGTCATTACTAAATTATCTGAAGGTGCTAGAACATAGTATCCCTTTAACTACTGATCACACGCCACAGAGTGATGTGGTATTTCTGGCTATTGTACTGCAAGGATGGTGAAAGGACAGGTTTAACTGAACTGGTGTAGCAAGAGGGCACCTCCTGTGTTAGATCCAAAGAGAGACACAACAGAAGAAGCCTGACTTCCAAGATTAGCTGCACCAATTTCACTACATTTCTGTAATCGGAGTACTAAGCCTTCAGTGACTGGTTGCAGTGATTAGATGCTCAGCGGTTCCTGACATTGATCATGAGGAATCCACATGAGAGAACCTCTTGGTCAGACTTTTCCAGAACAGGAGCCCAGTGGCCATCCTGTGGTgccctttgttttctttctttttaaaatttattttaataaacaagtgattttttttttccccaaatgaaGGCTGACTGAGGCTCATTGAATGCCTGAGGGCATGTGAAGCAAGGACTGccaaaaagcagttttttgTGACCTGTATCCAAAGATTGAAGGTTAGAGATCCTTCCTTCACCCTGGATGGCCTTTGGGAGCAGGGATTACTTATTACACAGCAATGTCTTGCCGCAGCATTTTCATCTTTCAAGCAGGCCTTGCAGAGAGAATGCAAATGTGCCAATTTACTCTGCTTAGGCAATGTAGAGTTTAGTGTAAATGAGAATGAGTCCCTAGGTGTTCAGAGAGGAATCTCCAGAGACACCTTTTTTCACATAGGCTTTTTACAGTGGAGTACACAGTCTGTTAAAACCTTCAAATTCTGCCTGCAGCATAAAAGAAATGCCAAGCTGGTCTCTCATGCAGCAACCTAAAATGCATGCCAGGTCAGTGTATTTCACACTTCTACCTTCATTGCAGCTGTAGCAAAACATTTATCTAGATCAGGATGACTTGTACTAGCTGTTGACATTAACAGAACTCTCATGTAAGGATCCACAAGCAAATATAGGCCATAGGATGCCATGGAAAATATTGTTTTGGCTGTGGCTTGTCACCCCACAAGGTGTCAACAGTGTAACCTTTCCTACTGTTGATTTATCCTGCTCCCAAATCATCACTAACAGGTGGGATCTCACCATCACAAAACCTGGAGCGATGACTTTGGCAATCTATCTAAGCAGCAGAAGGAATGCAAACATTTTAGTAGACCCTGATTTACATCCAAAGCATGGTGCAAAGTgttaaagaatgtatttttcttcagactAGGTACCTGTCTTAGCTAAGTATGTTGAAGAATCCTGGTAGAACTGAGCCATCAACATAGGTATGATTGCTTAAATTATGAAGGATACTGAAGTGGCTACATCTCAAGGGTTGGATTGCACCATATGGAAGAAGGTACAAGGCAGAAGTGTCTTTGAGAAATCCGGCTGCTGCCAGTGGCCCTAGATCATTTTCAGGAGTTTTGTATCACAGAGGATCAGAAGGCTGGTTCTACAGACCCCAGTGAGCATAGCAAGCAAGAAGCTCCGTGCACACATCTGTACCAAAAGGATCAGCAGAGGCTTCAGGGCTTCTGCAAATAGAATCTACACAAGCAGGTAACTCCTTCTTGTCAATACTGGGAGAGAAGACACATTGTGTCAATACTGGCAGAGGAGACACTGTCAGTTCATGAGGATATTGATAAAACTATTTAGAACTGATTACAATGCCTCTCAGGTGAAGTAGGTGAGTGGAGAGGGCAGTTTGCAGTAGTTAATTGCATGTGAGCTGCCTGGATGCCAGGGATGAAGCTCTAGGAGACCGTGGCTGCAGAGTTTGGTTATGGGTGGGGAACACTGCTAAATACTTGAGAATGTTACTGTATCAAGGAAACACAATTCCTAGCCTGAATCAGAGTCCCGGTTACTTCACACACGCAAAATCAGCGGCATGTGCCCCATGCCATGACTGTGCCAATCACAAAGAGAGTTCTTCACTCATTGTAGGGGGTTTGACTGACTACAGACATGAGGCTAGTGGACATCAATATGAGATGCACCAGCAAGGCTGGTTGTTCCATGCAAAGTTTGGAGACACAGCATTATTcaactttgaaaacaaacaaaaaaaaagacacttgaTTCCTTTCAGCTTCATGACCAACAATTGTCAGTCTGTTATTTCAAGTCATGCTCTTGCTCTCCCTGGCTTTCTCTAAGCACTTGCTGGAAAGTCATAGGAGTCAAGTCACAGTCAGAAGAGGAAATAGGACACAAACtaagcagctgcaggagggtgCTTTGGGTCTCTCTCTGTACTTCAAAGTAAGTAGATGGAAGGTTTAAGGGAAACAGAGGCTGTAACTTAACCCTTAGGTTATCAAGGCTAAGGAAAATTGTGTTGTATAGGAAAAGGAATCAGGGTTATATTCCTGGGGTTAATTCAGTGAGGGGGTAATACTTTCTGAGGACAAGTGAAAAAGTGGCACATTAAAGTCCCATCAGAAGCATCACTTGCCCTGCATCCAAAGAATGTGCCATACTACAAGAGcctgaaagaaatgcaaatggcAGTCGAAAGGTAATTTTGTATTGCTGGACCAGGTAAAAAAATGTTGAGGTTTTGTTCCTAAATCACAGAAAGTCTCTTTCACTTAGTGCTCAAGTTGTGGCAGCAAGATGCTGCTTCCAGTTGGCAAGAACAAATACCATTTCAGAGAGCATCTTTACAGATGCCATGCGATGGTGGGGAAAATGGATCCGTACCTGCACAATACCAAACTGATCTTGAAAATCTTCACAGGAAAGCTTTTACTAAGGTATTCTGCAGTAGCGTTGCAACCTTGTATTTGTATTGAGTGGATTATTTCACCTTTGGTGCCCGCTCCTCTCTCTGCCCGGGTTACTTTAACGGGGACAACTACTAGGGCGGGAGCCCCTGAGGTGTCTCCCTCAAGAGCTGCCGTGGTAGCTGCCGTGCCCTCGGCGGAACAgccctctccctcccccctcGATGTCCCGCCGTGTGCTCCAGCCGGGCGCCGGCCCTGCCCGGGGGGTCCCCCGTGCCCCTTCCCCGGTGGGGCGGGGAAGCGCCGTCCCGCCGCTGCGGTCCGGGGCGGTGGGGGCGGGCCGCGGCCGCTCCCCGCCCACTGGCCCCCCGCCGGGCGCCGGCTTTAAATGCGGAGCGGCAGCGGTGCTTCCCGCTATCTCGCTCGAGCACTCAGCCGGCAGCCATGGTCGAGGCTTTCTGCGCCACATGGAAGCTGGTGGACAGCCACAACTTCGACGAGTATATGAAAGCGCTGGGTAGGTACGACGTGGAATGTTGcaccatcttaaaaaaaattaaaaataacttaaaagcCGTTGTCTGCCGGAGGTGTAGGTAAGGCATTTGCAGCGGCGGGGGAGGTTTAGGCGGCCGTGCCTTTATCCGTTGGGTGAATTGGGTGTGGGGGGGTCATTCAGGCAAGGAGGCCGGCGTGTGATTGCGCGAGAGCCGTCCTGCTGGGGAGAGAGAGGCACCAGGAGGTGCCCCCGGGTTAGGGAAAGGCTATGAATGAAGGGTAAAGGCTGCCCGCAGATGaactggaaacaaacaaacaagaaaccgTTGCGCTGGAATGACCGGGACCCGACGTCCAGAGGCGCAGGAGCAGCTGCCGGGTGTTGCGCGGCGTGGTCatgccgtgctgctgcctggagtCCCTTGTGCCGCGCGGAGGGGAGGGCGGATACGGAGCCACATCTGCTTAAGGGAGTACCTGTGAGTACTTCTGGTACAAGGGCACAAGCGAAGCAGATAGTAGCATTTCACTGGGATAGCTTAAAATTGAAGAGCAATGGAAGACATTTGTGTGTGGAAAAAAGAGACGTAAACCCAGGATTGTCtgatggatttctttttttcctttaatggtCTAGGAGTGGGGTTTGCAACACGGCAGGTGGGGAATGTGACTAAACCCACTGTGATTATCAGCAGCGAGGGGGACAAAGTGGTGATCAGAACTCAAAGCACtttcaaaaacacagaaatcagCTTTAAACTTGGCGAGGAATTTGATGAAACTACCCCTGATGACAGAAACTGCAAAGTAAgtgagctcaggctgctgtggcttttcttttcaacttCTTCCTCCTTACTCCCTCCAATTCCCAAGGCGGTATCTTTGTTAGGGTCAAAACAAAGTGAAACATCTGGTACTACGAGATATAGCACTGTGaaagacagaaagtaaaaaaggcAAGATTGCATCTTACTTGCCCACTGACTCCATGTTGTGTCTGAATCAATGTGTTATGTTGCCAGCcccctctctgtctctctgtgttgAAGAATTGTGTTAGCTGCCTGCTTTCCTTTCAGTCTAATTATCGTTTGGTGTAACCTTTTTTCCAGTCAAAATGGGGAAATGCTTTATTCCTTGCACCTCTGAGAGCTTAACAGAAATGCTACCCCCCAGCTCATAAGAAACCGTGGTTCTTGTGAGACTGGAACTCAAAGGAAACaagcattttttcttcctttgacaCAAGGAAGAATTGTGTGAAGCCTGTGCTTAAAATGAGGATGGTTCGTGGGCTTGGCTTTAAAATGGCTGAGACTACTTTTTCATTCTAGATCCACACCCCTCTGTTGAATTCAATAGAATAGTGCATGCTGAATGTGAGCAGAATCTCAAATACCTCAAATAAAGGAATGTCTTTGTTTCTTGGTATCTCCCAGTCAGTTGTGACCCTGGATGGAGACAAGCTAGTGCACGTACAGAAATGGGATGGCAAAGAGACAAATTTTGTGAGAGAAATAAAGGATGGCAAAATGGTAATGGTGAGTATAAAGCTCTCTGACTGTCCACGTGTACTGCTAACACCCCTCATATTTATTGCAAGCTTTATGAGGAGGTAGTGTTACTTACAAACCCTTAAACTGGGTGGGGGGGAAGCTATCAGAGATTTAGTTCTATGTCCTGTTTTAatgacaactgaaaaaaatgctaaTGATTTTAGGCAAACCACCCTGTAAATTTCCAATGTGTGTATGCTCTTTCTAGAATTTGTATAAGCActcaagcaaaaaaacccaaaaatcttGGTTAAGctggaaaagattaaaaaaatcttgattaCGTAGGTAATGGTCTATTGACAGTGTAAtttagatttctttaaaaacatgttttacaTATTAACAATTACACAGAAGTATTTACCTAGGAAAATTAAATTATACTGCAGGAGGTATAgcattttcatatttaataaGAAAGGATTTATTCCTTCCGTTTTGTTAAAAAGTACAATAAACAGCAATTATGTGAAGAAAAGTCTTGTTTTAAATGCACATTCTTTTCCTGATATTCCAGCACCAGATGTATGAGGTGAATAAATGGTGCTATGGTACTATGTCTGATATCCAGGGTAGCATTTCTCATGCTTATTTTTGGCACAGATGTAACTTTCAAAAATACCACCCCTTCAGCTATACTAACCTATGTGGTTTGGTGGTTGGAGAAAACTGGTTAGCTTGTTTTCTAAATACTTCAGAGACCATCTATATATCTGTAGACTTCCACAGAGTTAAAACCTTAAAAGGTGAGGTCAGTGCAACAATGTGACAGCCAATTTAAGGGAAAATAGGTGCCTTGTTTTTGGAAACAGCTACGTATGTACACAAAAACCTGTTCAAACTCGTATGGAGTTTGAACATGCGAGTATGTTTGAACATACTCGTATGGAGTTTGAACACAGTGAGATGCCCCATTCCACTAGAGGAAATACCTCTAAAACTCCCACACAGTAGTTAGTGACCTGCACAACTGCAGCAACAAAATAATTGCAGCAACAATAATAATTTTGTAGTTCTAGCTACATAAATGCACAGAATACAAAGTTCTGATTAAGGTTATGCCTATGCATAATAGGGGATATGGGTATAGAGGACTTGAATTTTTAGATTGCATGTCATGCAGTGTGATCATCTTTGAGAAATTAAGTGTTAAATCTGTATTAAAACAACGCTATATTGAAGAAATTAGATTCAGGAAAATTAGAAAAACTAACCAGTCATTTCTAACTTCCCTTTAGTTACCTTGTAAATGTGTGTCACCTGCCTCTTGGGTTTAAAAGTAGCAAGGAGAAAGTTACGTTTCTTGGAACTAAAACTAACGGTTTGCCCCTTGTTCatttaaaatagtaataatgTAGAGGCCGGTTTGTTTTTCTATAAGCTCCATGTTATAAGCCAATCTTGGTCTAGCATGGTCTTCTGAATGTGTTAAGTCATTACAAAAAATGGTCCAGCATCTAACGTGTCTATCTCTTCCTTGGACTTGCAGACTCTCACCTTTGGTGATGTGGTTGCTGTTCGCCACTATGAGAAAGCGTAGAGTTTACCTGCCCTCTGTCCAGACATTACTTCTGCTGGATGGATTAATGTACTGTCCATAAATGAACGTAGCTAGAATGCACATTTCTGGCATGAAAGGTTAATAAAGAGTtttgttgggtgttttttgttgttaaaaactTTATGCCATCAAATTGGCAAGCTTGTGGTGTATAGTTAAACAAGTCAAAGTTGGCATTAAATTTCTGAAACACTTGCCTcctttttttacagtaaatggaactgtattttaattgttttggaATGCAgatcaaaaagaaattaaagttttTTTAAACCTGTGCTCCTTTTGCATTTAATCAGTTAATGTTCTAGTGTTCTGGACGGAGTTGTTGAAAGTTCTTGAGTTAAATAACAAAAGCATGTGGTACACAACGCTGTAGCAACCTCTCTATGAGGTGTAGAATATGTAGGAAATTATAAATTGCTTTCAGTCTACTTCAGTGGTTTCATTTATGCTGGAGAAATTTAAAGTCACTCTCTTTATAGATGTAGGCAGAGAACTGAGAGGCTCAGGCATTTCAGCTCCTCTCTTCACTGAGAACTTGTTATCCAGGGCATGCTAATAAGGTCAATAGATAAACAGCCTTCCATGTCAGGGAGAAGCCTGTAGTTTAGTTTTTAATCATTATGAGaggtttttcatttgtttgggtGCTGTTTTTCTAGGGGGTTTTTGAGCTAATAGTCAAAAGAGTGAAGTAAATCAAAGTGCAATGAGTGAAGTGTTTCACATCGGGGCGGGGGAAAGGACCAACATGATGAGGGACTCTGAAGTGTACAAAGCTTATCTTTCATCAGTTTTCCGGCGGGGGGAggagaacaaacagaaaacagtacAAGATGAGCCTTCTGAGATTCCCTTCCCTGAGCTGTAGTTTCATAGCTAATATGTACCAGAGATAACAGTTTGCACTTtgagcaatttaaaataaaatgttgctTAAAAGAGGCAAATTAAAACCTTAGTCCTGAAGAATATTCCCCCAAAAGGTCAGGGTGGGAAAAATGCCTTACACTTCATATTATTAGGAACAGTGAAACAAGTCGCTGACATGTTTTCTGACACACAAATTCAGTGGACTACTTGGAGTTGTAGCTACCTACAACCTTCCAAAGAAAGGCAGGGCTGAGCCATGCCTTTAGCTGGGTACTATTCCAAGGGTGTGTGGCTGCAGAGTGAGGTGCAGGAGGGGTATCCTGTCCAACTTCCTAAGCCTAATGCTGCACTTTGGTGTCCTTCACAGCTGCTGTGTGttggcttctttcttctctggaTAGCTAGGATGTCAGAGGTAGCACATCTCACTCATTTGATAGAAGTTCAGCCCCAATTTATGGCACCTAACCAACACAAATAGAAAACTTAATGTTGGCTTTCCTGTTTCACAAAGCAGCTGCCTGAAAGGAACATCCTAGTCT from the Colius striatus isolate bColStr4 chromosome 2, bColStr4.1.hap1, whole genome shotgun sequence genome contains:
- the FABP7 gene encoding fatty acid-binding protein, brain → MVEAFCATWKLVDSHNFDEYMKALGVGFATRQVGNVTKPTVIISSEGDKVVIRTQSTFKNTEISFKLGEEFDETTPDDRNCKSVVTLDGDKLVHVQKWDGKETNFVREIKDGKMVMTLTFGDVVAVRHYEKA